One window of Flavobacterium ammonificans genomic DNA carries:
- the hemL gene encoding glutamate-1-semialdehyde 2,1-aminomutase, whose product MIYQRSSQLFAEAEKVIPGGVNSPVRAFKAVGGTPIFVKSAKGAYLYDEDGNRLIDYINSWGPMVLGHAFEPVVDAVVAKAKLGTSFGMPTELETQIAALAVSMVPNIDKIRFVNSGTEACMSAIRLARGYTKRDKIIKFAGCYHGHSDSFLIQAGSGAITFGSPNSPGVTEGTAKDTLLARYNDLENVATLIEANKNEIAAIIVEPVAGNMGCIPPQKGFLEGLRQLCTENGIQLIFDEVMTGFRLAKGGVQELYGIQADIVCFGKVIGGGLPVGAFAARSEIMNHLAPLGPVYQAGTLSGNPLAMAAGLAMLQALNNDPAIFQRLEEKTAYLAAGIDRVLKANNVVFTINRVGSMISVHFDANPVVDFQSAAKGDNDTFKKFFHGLLQEGIYIAPSAYETWFITDALTYEDLDVTIQAIEKVSKTF is encoded by the coding sequence ATGATATACCAAAGAAGCAGTCAGCTGTTTGCTGAAGCCGAAAAAGTAATTCCAGGAGGTGTAAACTCACCTGTGAGAGCATTTAAAGCGGTGGGAGGAACTCCTATTTTTGTAAAAAGTGCTAAAGGTGCCTATTTGTATGACGAAGACGGTAACCGATTAATTGATTATATCAATTCATGGGGACCAATGGTGTTGGGTCATGCATTTGAACCTGTAGTAGATGCAGTTGTGGCTAAAGCCAAATTGGGAACTTCGTTTGGTATGCCTACCGAATTAGAAACGCAAATTGCTGCTTTAGCGGTTTCGATGGTGCCGAATATTGATAAAATTCGTTTTGTAAATTCAGGAACGGAGGCCTGTATGAGTGCCATCCGATTAGCGCGTGGTTATACTAAAAGAGATAAAATTATCAAGTTTGCAGGTTGTTATCACGGTCATTCGGATTCGTTTTTAATTCAGGCAGGAAGTGGAGCCATTACTTTTGGTTCGCCCAATAGTCCTGGAGTAACCGAAGGTACAGCCAAAGATACTTTATTGGCTCGTTACAATGATTTAGAAAATGTAGCGACTTTAATTGAGGCCAATAAAAATGAAATTGCCGCCATTATTGTGGAGCCTGTTGCAGGAAATATGGGTTGTATTCCGCCACAAAAAGGATTTTTAGAAGGCTTACGCCAATTGTGTACTGAGAATGGCATTCAGTTGATTTTTGACGAAGTGATGACCGGCTTCCGTTTGGCAAAAGGCGGTGTGCAAGAATTGTATGGTATTCAAGCGGATATTGTTTGTTTCGGAAAAGTAATTGGAGGCGGTTTGCCAGTGGGAGCATTTGCAGCTCGATCTGAAATTATGAATCATTTAGCACCATTAGGTCCAGTCTATCAAGCCGGAACTTTGTCTGGAAATCCATTGGCTATGGCTGCTGGATTAGCGATGTTACAAGCTTTGAATAACGACCCTGCAATTTTTCAACGATTGGAAGAAAAGACCGCGTATTTAGCGGCAGGAATTGACCGTGTTTTAAAAGCGAATAATGTTGTTTTTACCATTAATAGAGTAGGTTCTATGATTTCGGTTCATTTTGATGCCAATCCTGTAGTTGATTTTCAATCAGCTGCCAAAGGAGATAATGATACCTTCAAGAAATTCTTCCATGGTTTGTTGCAAGAAGGAATTTATATTGCGCCATCTGCATACGAAACCTGGTTTATTACTGATGCGTTGACTTACGAAGATTTAGATGTTACGATTCAAGCCATTGAAAAAGTGTCTAAAACTTTTTAA
- a CDS encoding GSCFA domain-containing protein, with product MKFTTPIPIPNSTNPIDFNASMLSLGSCFAVNMGGKLDYFKFNNTTNPFGIIFNPVSIEKLIVRAVNQIKFTEEDIFFHNERFHCYEVHSDLSSDNKLEFLEGLNAKLELTHQKIKEATHVMITYGTSWVYQEKKSGAVVANCHKMPQSHFDKRILSVASIEISMQNTVDAIRKLNPNCSFVFTISPVRHIKDGFVENQRSKAHLITALQNLLSDHLLDKAYYFPAYEIIMDELRDYRFYGEDLLHPSTMAIDYIWQRFKATAISETVLSTLDDIDAIQKSLLHKPFNPTSESHQKFLSKLQEKITKLQENYPTVQF from the coding sequence ATGAAATTCACTACTCCTATACCTATTCCAAATTCAACCAATCCAATTGACTTCAATGCTAGTATGTTGTCTTTAGGGTCATGCTTTGCAGTGAACATGGGAGGGAAATTAGACTATTTTAAATTTAATAATACGACTAATCCGTTTGGGATAATTTTTAATCCAGTATCTATTGAAAAATTAATCGTTCGAGCTGTCAATCAAATCAAGTTTACTGAAGAGGATATTTTTTTTCATAACGAACGGTTTCATTGTTATGAAGTCCATTCTGATTTGAGTTCTGACAATAAACTGGAGTTTTTAGAGGGTCTTAATGCAAAATTAGAATTGACTCATCAAAAAATTAAAGAAGCCACTCATGTAATGATCACTTACGGAACATCATGGGTGTATCAAGAAAAAAAATCAGGAGCTGTAGTGGCAAATTGTCATAAAATGCCACAATCGCATTTTGACAAACGTATTCTATCAGTAGCATCAATAGAAATTTCAATGCAAAACACGGTAGATGCTATTCGGAAATTGAATCCCAATTGTTCGTTTGTATTTACCATTTCGCCAGTACGACATATCAAGGATGGTTTTGTGGAAAATCAACGAAGTAAAGCCCATTTGATAACAGCTTTACAGAATTTACTTTCGGATCATTTGTTGGACAAAGCCTATTACTTTCCGGCCTATGAAATTATAATGGATGAATTGCGTGATTATCGTTTTTATGGAGAAGATTTATTGCATCCAAGCACCATGGCAATAGATTATATTTGGCAACGATTTAAAGCTACTGCCATTTCTGAAACGGTATTGTCTACATTAGATGATATTGATGCTATACAAAAGAGTTTGTTGCACAAACCCTTTAATCCAACATCCGAAAGTCATCAAAAATTCTTGTCAAAACTGCAAGAAAAAATCACGAAATTACAGGAAAATTACCCAACGGTACAGTTTTAA
- a CDS encoding glucosaminidase domain-containing protein, with protein sequence MIKKIALVFVLLLLVGCHAKKSVIVTQKDDRYNSNRNKKTTVSKPTKPITVNGTVNDYIANYKDVAMSNMKNYGIPASIILAQGILESGAGKSSLAVTANNHFGIKCHNDWKGESVLKDDDAAQECFRKYNDPSESFKDHATFLTGRNRYATLFELPKDDYEAWAKGLRLAGYATDPNYPQKLISYIESYELYQFDSQVLGKKFTLNKKKMESAPVADSQAQGEYEVQKGDTLFSIAKKFNLDVETVKQKNNIIDNSLYVGQKLRLK encoded by the coding sequence ATGATTAAAAAAATAGCTCTTGTTTTCGTATTACTACTTTTGGTGGGTTGTCATGCTAAGAAATCGGTGATAGTCACTCAAAAAGACGATCGTTACAATTCGAATCGAAACAAAAAAACCACCGTATCAAAACCTACGAAACCCATTACGGTGAATGGAACGGTCAATGACTATATTGCCAATTACAAAGATGTAGCAATGAGCAATATGAAAAATTATGGTATTCCAGCGAGTATAATTCTAGCCCAAGGGATTTTGGAATCGGGTGCTGGGAAAAGCTCGCTAGCGGTAACTGCTAATAATCATTTTGGGATCAAATGCCATAATGATTGGAAAGGTGAAAGTGTATTGAAAGATGATGATGCGGCTCAGGAATGTTTTAGGAAATACAATGATCCTTCAGAATCCTTTAAAGATCATGCCACATTTTTAACAGGAAGAAATCGCTATGCTACTTTATTTGAATTGCCAAAAGATGATTATGAAGCTTGGGCAAAAGGATTGCGATTAGCAGGCTATGCCACTGACCCAAACTATCCTCAGAAGTTAATATCCTACATTGAAAGTTATGAGTTATACCAATTCGATAGTCAGGTTTTGGGCAAAAAATTTACTTTAAACAAAAAGAAAATGGAGTCGGCCCCCGTTGCTGATAGTCAAGCTCAAGGGGAGTACGAAGTACAAAAAGGAGATACTTTATTTTCTATTGCCAAGAAGTTTAATTTGGATGTAGAAACCGTAAAACAAAAAAATAACATAATCGATAACTCACTTTATGTGGGTCAAAAACTTCGATTAAAATAA
- a CDS encoding DUF5522 domain-containing protein produces MDRQSNENKLTAEEDFYYTPEGYKCFTEKFHLKRGYCCKSGCRHCPYGFDKKTNTIRKK; encoded by the coding sequence ATGGATAGGCAAAGTAATGAAAATAAATTAACAGCAGAAGAAGATTTCTATTACACCCCTGAAGGATATAAATGTTTTACGGAAAAATTCCATCTCAAACGTGGATATTGCTGCAAAAGCGGTTGTCGACATTGTCCTTACGGGTTTGATAAAAAAACGAACACCATTCGGAAAAAATAA
- a CDS encoding DUF4136 domain-containing protein: protein MKTIRLFSIFLLFTIVSCGPMVSISADYDTNVDFSKYKSYAYYKPGIDKVEISDLDKRRILRAIDEKMLEKGFVKSETSDLLISIFTKSREQVNVNQFNTGWGWGLGWGWGWGWGWNPFMMGGQQTAVSTSTEGTLYIDFIDATKKELIWQGEGSGVLTKNSPKKEQRIKEFVTTILSQYPPTISK from the coding sequence ATGAAAACAATACGATTATTTTCGATTTTTCTCCTCTTTACGATAGTATCTTGTGGTCCTATGGTAAGTATTAGTGCAGATTATGATACCAATGTTGACTTTTCAAAATACAAAAGTTACGCTTATTACAAACCAGGAATCGATAAAGTAGAAATTTCTGATTTAGACAAACGAAGAATTTTAAGAGCTATTGACGAAAAAATGCTTGAGAAAGGATTTGTAAAAAGCGAAACATCTGATCTTTTGATTTCTATATTCACAAAGTCTCGTGAACAGGTAAATGTAAATCAGTTCAATACTGGCTGGGGATGGGGTCTTGGCTGGGGTTGGGGCTGGGGTTGGGGTTGGAATCCATTCATGATGGGTGGTCAACAAACCGCAGTATCTACTTCTACCGAAGGAACCTTATATATCGATTTTATCGATGCTACTAAAAAAGAATTGATTTGGCAAGGAGAAGGTTCTGGCGTATTAACAAAGAATAGCCCAAAAAAGGAACAACGAATTAAAGAATTTGTAACTACTATTCTATCCCAATACCCGCCAACAATAAGTAAATAA
- the ilvA gene encoding threonine ammonia-lyase IlvA: protein MNLFDEAVIAQQQLQSVISPTPLLENSILSEEFAATILLKREDLHKVRSYKIRGAFNKINSLTPSEKEQGIVCASAGNHAQGVAFSCNMLQIKGKIYMPKTTPKQKIKQVQLFGKSYIEIELIGDTFDDAYAKAVTDAKEANKIFIHPFNDYKVIAGQATVGLEILESHKEPIDYVFVPIGGGGLSAGLSTVFEKLSPNTKIIGVEPEGAPTMKTAIAAGNNAPLASIDKFVDGAAVKQVGDLTFEICKNYLDDIILVPEGKVCTTILRLYNEEAMVVEPAGALTIAALDFYKDKIKGKTVVCIVSGSNNDIERTAEIKERSLLYEGLMHYFIIQFPQRPGSLKEFVSEILGPEDDITYFQFTKKNNRESAPVVVGLELKNKNDIHAIKSKMTERGFQYNYINEKQDLFNQLIG, encoded by the coding sequence ATGAATCTTTTTGACGAAGCCGTAATTGCCCAACAGCAACTTCAAAGTGTAATTTCTCCTACGCCATTACTAGAAAACAGTATTCTTTCTGAAGAATTTGCTGCTACTATTTTGTTGAAACGAGAAGATTTACACAAAGTAAGATCTTATAAGATTAGAGGTGCGTTTAATAAAATTAATTCGTTAACCCCCTCCGAAAAAGAGCAAGGTATTGTGTGTGCTAGTGCTGGAAACCATGCGCAAGGCGTGGCTTTTTCCTGTAATATGTTGCAAATTAAAGGCAAAATTTACATGCCTAAAACCACTCCAAAACAAAAAATCAAACAAGTTCAACTATTTGGTAAATCGTATATCGAAATTGAACTAATTGGAGACACCTTTGATGACGCTTACGCTAAAGCCGTCACCGATGCAAAAGAAGCTAACAAAATTTTCATTCATCCATTCAATGATTATAAAGTTATTGCAGGACAAGCTACTGTTGGATTAGAAATTTTAGAATCACATAAAGAACCTATCGATTATGTTTTTGTCCCTATTGGAGGCGGAGGTTTATCGGCTGGACTATCCACTGTTTTTGAAAAATTAAGTCCAAATACTAAAATTATTGGGGTAGAACCTGAAGGTGCTCCAACAATGAAAACTGCTATAGCAGCTGGAAATAATGCCCCTCTAGCCTCAATTGATAAGTTTGTTGATGGCGCTGCAGTAAAGCAAGTGGGAGATTTGACTTTCGAAATATGTAAAAATTATCTTGATGATATCATTTTAGTTCCTGAAGGAAAAGTGTGTACAACCATTTTGCGTTTGTACAACGAAGAGGCCATGGTAGTAGAGCCTGCGGGGGCTTTAACTATCGCCGCTTTGGATTTTTACAAAGATAAAATTAAAGGAAAAACCGTTGTTTGTATCGTGAGTGGTAGTAACAATGATATAGAACGAACTGCTGAAATTAAAGAACGTTCTTTATTATATGAAGGTTTAATGCATTATTTTATTATCCAATTTCCACAAAGACCTGGTTCACTCAAAGAATTTGTTAGTGAGATATTAGGCCCGGAAGATGATATCACCTATTTTCAGTTTACTAAAAAGAACAATCGAGAATCAGCTCCAGTTGTCGTGGGATTAGAATTGAAAAACAAAAATGACATTCACGCCATTAAATCGAAAATGACAGAAAGAGGCTTTCAATACAATTACATCAACGAAAAACAAGATCTATTCAATCAATTGATTGGATAA
- a CDS encoding 1-aminocyclopropane-1-carboxylate deaminase/D-cysteine desulfhydrase, with protein MNQSIAIDLPNGISLVMKREDLIHPFVSGNKFRKLKYNLLQAKAESQTTLLTFGGAYSNHIAAVAYAGRENGFQTIGIIRGDELADKIASNPTLKFAQECGMQFEFVSREDYRLKTEAAFLEQLKLKFESFYLIPEGGTNALAIKGCEEILTQEDGIFDYVACAIGTGGTISGIINSALPHQKILGFPALKGDFLQDEIRNFVQNENWELITDYHFGGYGKVNTVLVDFINRFLEKTKIPLDPIYTGKMVFGIVDLIEKNYFPKNSKILLIHTGGLQGIQGMNLKLKNKGVPILHTHD; from the coding sequence TTGAATCAATCTATTGCCATCGATTTACCAAACGGAATTTCTCTTGTTATGAAACGAGAAGATTTGATTCATCCATTTGTGTCAGGCAATAAATTCAGAAAATTAAAGTACAATTTGCTTCAAGCAAAAGCCGAAAGCCAAACGACACTATTAACTTTTGGAGGAGCTTATTCCAATCATATTGCGGCTGTCGCCTATGCAGGAAGAGAAAATGGATTTCAAACTATAGGAATCATTCGTGGGGATGAATTAGCAGACAAAATAGCGTCTAATCCTACGCTTAAATTTGCTCAAGAATGTGGAATGCAATTCGAATTTGTTTCCAGAGAGGACTATCGTTTGAAAACGGAAGCTGCTTTTTTGGAACAATTGAAGCTTAAATTCGAGTCATTTTATCTAATTCCTGAGGGAGGAACAAATGCACTTGCTATAAAAGGGTGTGAAGAGATATTGACTCAAGAAGATGGTATCTTTGATTATGTGGCTTGTGCCATTGGAACTGGCGGGACAATTTCGGGTATTATAAATAGTGCATTACCACATCAAAAAATTTTAGGATTTCCTGCGCTAAAAGGGGACTTTTTACAAGATGAAATTCGTAATTTTGTGCAAAATGAAAATTGGGAATTAATAACCGATTATCATTTTGGAGGATATGGAAAAGTAAATACGGTCTTGGTTGATTTTATTAACCGATTTTTAGAAAAAACTAAAATTCCTCTAGATCCGATTTACACCGGGAAAATGGTTTTTGGGATAGTGGATTTAATTGAGAAAAACTACTTTCCTAAAAATTCAAAAATTCTATTAATTCATACCGGAGGCCTGCAAGGGATTCAAGGCATGAATTTAAAATTAAAAAATAAAGGTGTACCAATACTACATACTCATGATTAA